The Amycolatopsis sp. DG1A-15b genome window below encodes:
- a CDS encoding iron ABC transporter permease gives MVTRTGPRPPVVAVRRRGRLALLGGGLAALILLGSAVHLTQGTANPDALDVLRLVFGGGTGDTAAVVVESRLPRLLAALVVGGALGVAGAVLQSVSRNPLASPDTLAVNAGAHLAVVAVAAFGVSLPVLGATGVAFAGGLAAAVFVLALSGTGGTGIVRLVLAGTATALALVSVTQVLLLLYAQETRGLFAWGEGSLEQNGPAGIRTLGPVAGVALAALLAMARRLDLIHVGDDHARTLGVHIGRLRFAAIALAVLLAATAVTLAGPIGFVGLAAPAVARLLATVVPGLHRHAALIPCSAALGAALLLGADVLLRAIIGPQRALEVPTGVVTTILGALFLVVLARTARITSAAAGPPAAGARGGVSAARYRVVLGVLALAVAGVAVGAVLLGDAKLLLGDVVNWVTGQAGPIVTGVLDTRVPRVVAALLAGAALALGGALTQAVARNPLAEPGMIGVVGGAGLGAVAVLTGVSGVGFWTLTGSAGAGAAVAMAVVFAVAARGGFTSERLVLIGFGVHAASQALVTLLITLSDPWNETKALTWLGGSTYGRTFPHLVPMALALLLVAPVLVRLRRELDLLSLDDETPRVLGVPVARTRLLLLSCAVLLTAAAVAGIGVLTFVGLVAPHAARAIVGSRHSRLLPTAALLGAILVCAADTAGRTVIAPGQLPAGLMTAIIGAPYFVWLLYRHRTRAR, from the coding sequence GTGGTCACCCGGACCGGGCCCCGGCCGCCCGTGGTCGCCGTCCGGCGGCGCGGGCGGCTCGCGCTGCTCGGCGGCGGGCTCGCCGCGCTGATCCTGCTGGGTTCGGCCGTGCACCTGACACAGGGCACCGCGAACCCGGACGCGCTGGACGTGCTGCGGCTGGTGTTCGGCGGCGGGACCGGCGACACGGCCGCCGTCGTGGTCGAGTCGCGGTTGCCGCGCTTGCTCGCGGCGCTGGTCGTCGGGGGCGCACTCGGAGTGGCCGGCGCGGTGCTGCAGTCGGTGTCCCGCAACCCCTTGGCGTCGCCGGACACCCTGGCCGTCAACGCCGGAGCGCACCTGGCGGTCGTCGCCGTGGCCGCGTTCGGCGTCTCGCTGCCCGTGCTCGGCGCGACCGGGGTCGCGTTCGCGGGCGGGCTGGCCGCGGCCGTGTTCGTGCTCGCGCTGTCCGGGACGGGCGGCACCGGGATCGTGCGGCTGGTGCTGGCGGGCACCGCGACCGCGCTGGCCCTGGTTTCCGTGACCCAGGTCCTGTTGCTGTTGTACGCCCAGGAAACCCGCGGTCTCTTCGCCTGGGGCGAGGGCTCGCTGGAGCAGAACGGGCCGGCCGGCATCCGCACGCTCGGTCCCGTCGCCGGCGTGGCACTGGCCGCGCTGCTCGCCATGGCCCGGCGGCTCGACCTGATCCACGTCGGCGACGACCACGCCAGGACGCTGGGTGTCCACATCGGACGCCTCCGGTTCGCCGCGATCGCGCTGGCCGTGCTGCTGGCCGCGACGGCGGTGACCCTGGCCGGCCCGATCGGGTTCGTCGGCCTCGCCGCACCGGCGGTGGCCCGGCTGCTCGCGACCGTGGTGCCGGGCCTGCACCGGCACGCCGCGCTGATCCCGTGCTCCGCGGCCCTGGGCGCGGCGCTCCTGCTGGGCGCCGACGTGCTGCTCCGCGCGATCATCGGCCCGCAACGAGCCCTCGAAGTACCGACGGGCGTCGTGACGACGATCCTCGGCGCGCTCTTCCTCGTGGTCCTCGCCCGGACGGCCCGGATCACCTCGGCGGCCGCCGGACCGCCCGCGGCCGGCGCGCGGGGCGGGGTGAGCGCGGCCCGGTACCGCGTCGTCCTGGGCGTGCTGGCGCTCGCGGTGGCCGGCGTCGCCGTGGGCGCGGTACTGCTCGGGGACGCGAAGCTGCTGCTGGGCGACGTCGTCAACTGGGTCACCGGCCAGGCCGGCCCGATCGTCACCGGCGTGCTGGACACCCGTGTCCCCCGCGTGGTGGCCGCGCTGCTGGCGGGCGCGGCGCTCGCGCTGGGCGGCGCGCTCACCCAGGCCGTCGCCCGCAACCCCCTGGCCGAACCGGGAATGATCGGCGTCGTCGGCGGGGCGGGCCTCGGCGCGGTCGCCGTGCTCACGGGCGTGTCCGGCGTCGGGTTCTGGACGCTGACCGGTTCCGCGGGCGCGGGTGCCGCGGTGGCGATGGCCGTGGTCTTCGCCGTGGCCGCCCGGGGCGGGTTCACCAGCGAACGCCTGGTGCTGATCGGCTTCGGCGTGCACGCGGCGTCGCAGGCGCTGGTGACGCTGCTGATCACCCTGTCCGACCCGTGGAACGAGACCAAGGCATTGACCTGGCTCGGCGGTTCGACCTACGGCCGGACCTTCCCGCACCTCGTGCCGATGGCGCTCGCGCTGCTGCTGGTGGCGCCGGTGCTGGTCCGCCTGCGGCGCGAGCTCGACCTGCTCTCGCTCGACGACGAAACGCCACGGGTACTGGGCGTGCCCGTGGCCCGGACGCGGTTGCTGCTGCTGTCGTGCGCCGTCCTGCTGACCGCCGCGGCGGTCGCCGGCATCGGGGTGCTGACGTTCGTCGGGCTGGTCGCCCCGCACGCGGCCCGCGCGATCGTGGGCAGCCGGCACTCGCGCCTGCTGCCCACGGCGGCGTTGCTGGGCGCGATCTTGGTCTGCGCGGCGGATACGGCCGGCCGCACCGTCATCGCCCCGGGCCAGCTCCCGGCCGGGCTGATGACCGCGATCATCGGCGCGCCCTACTTCGTGTGGCTCCTGTACCGCCACCGGACCCGGGCCCGCTGA
- a CDS encoding ABC transporter ATP-binding protein, protein MHARKVDVAYGHDVVVRAASVSLDAGTVTALIGPNGSGKSTLLRALARLHPPVAGSVTFADGADLRALSGKDVAKRITLLSQHRTAPGGVCVRELVEFGRHPHRSRWGGRDPDGPAAVARAMELTGLSALADRPVQALSGGQAQRVWLAACLAQDTGLLLLDEPTTFLDLRYQVEILDVVRDLADRHGVGVGVVLHDLDQAAAVADRVLLLEGGRVTAEGSPADVLTPENLTRAYGIRVDVVPDPAGGHIHTRAVGRFNDTAASRFNNTAASRFNDTGARTASA, encoded by the coding sequence GTGCACGCCCGGAAGGTCGACGTCGCCTACGGCCACGACGTCGTCGTGCGTGCCGCGTCCGTCTCCCTCGACGCGGGGACCGTGACCGCGCTGATCGGCCCGAACGGGAGCGGGAAGTCGACCCTGCTGCGGGCGCTCGCCCGGCTGCACCCGCCGGTCGCCGGCTCGGTCACCTTCGCCGACGGAGCCGATCTGCGCGCTCTGTCCGGAAAGGACGTTGCCAAGCGGATCACCCTGCTCTCGCAGCACCGGACCGCGCCGGGCGGGGTGTGCGTCCGGGAGCTGGTCGAGTTCGGCAGGCACCCGCACCGGTCCCGGTGGGGCGGCCGCGACCCCGACGGCCCCGCTGCCGTCGCGCGGGCGATGGAGCTGACCGGCCTGTCCGCCCTCGCCGACCGGCCCGTGCAGGCCCTGTCCGGCGGGCAGGCGCAGCGGGTGTGGCTCGCCGCCTGCCTGGCCCAGGACACCGGACTGCTGCTGCTCGACGAACCCACGACCTTCCTCGACCTGCGGTACCAGGTCGAGATCCTCGACGTCGTCCGCGACCTCGCCGACCGGCACGGCGTGGGGGTCGGCGTGGTGCTGCACGACCTCGACCAGGCCGCGGCGGTCGCCGACCGGGTGCTGCTGCTCGAAGGCGGCCGGGTCACCGCCGAGGGCTCCCCCGCCGACGTGCTGACCCCGGAAAACCTCACCCGCGCCTACGGCATCCGCGTGGACGTCGTGCCCGACCCGGCCGGCGGGCACATCCACACCCGCGCGGTCGGCCGCTTCAACGACACCGCGGCGAGCCGCTTCAACAACACCGCGGCGAGCCGCTTCAACGACACCGGAGCGCGCACCGCGTCGGCCTGA
- a CDS encoding iron-siderophore ABC transporter substrate-binding protein, which yields MRITRLLLGLSAAATFFVAGCGTTEAPTSNTAATSGAGPVTVVDSRGKEVRLPGPAKRVAATEWNAVEHLVSLGVMPVGVSDIKGYGQWVSAEKLDGTPKDIGTRGEPSLDTLGSLGLDLVVVTDSVTEGALEQIEAKVPVVVINGGSAQDPVAGMYAGLDVIAKATGTEAKAAQLKTEFERKLTAGRAEVEKRGALGQKVAFSDAYVTSGSVSIRPYTKGALVSAVFGRLGLETAWPMDGDAVYGLAQADVEGLTRLPDVRFWYIANNADGDPYQQQLAGNAIWTSLPFVKSGKVHRFPDSLWMFGGPKSMAQFVDAAVAALEK from the coding sequence ATGCGGATCACCCGGCTGCTCCTCGGCCTGTCCGCGGCCGCCACGTTCTTCGTGGCCGGCTGCGGGACCACCGAGGCGCCCACGAGCAACACCGCCGCCACGAGCGGCGCCGGCCCGGTCACGGTCGTCGACTCGCGCGGCAAGGAGGTGCGGCTGCCCGGCCCGGCCAAGCGCGTCGCGGCGACCGAGTGGAACGCCGTCGAGCACCTCGTTTCACTGGGCGTCATGCCGGTCGGCGTGTCCGACATCAAGGGCTACGGCCAGTGGGTCAGCGCGGAAAAGCTCGACGGCACGCCGAAGGACATCGGCACCCGCGGCGAGCCGAGCCTCGACACGCTCGGCTCGCTGGGGCTCGACCTGGTGGTGGTCACCGACAGCGTGACCGAAGGGGCGCTCGAGCAGATCGAGGCGAAGGTCCCGGTCGTCGTCATCAACGGCGGCAGTGCCCAGGACCCGGTCGCCGGGATGTACGCCGGCTTGGACGTGATCGCGAAGGCCACCGGTACCGAGGCCAAGGCCGCGCAGCTGAAGACGGAGTTCGAGCGGAAGCTCACCGCGGGCCGCGCCGAGGTGGAGAAACGGGGCGCCCTGGGGCAGAAAGTCGCCTTCTCCGACGCCTACGTCACCTCCGGCTCGGTCAGCATCCGGCCCTACACCAAGGGTGCGCTGGTGTCCGCGGTGTTCGGCCGGCTCGGCCTCGAGACCGCCTGGCCGATGGACGGCGACGCGGTCTACGGCCTCGCGCAAGCCGACGTCGAGGGCCTGACCCGGCTGCCCGACGTCCGGTTCTGGTACATCGCCAACAACGCCGACGGCGACCCGTACCAGCAGCAGCTGGCGGGCAACGCGATCTGGACGAGCCTCCCGTTCGTCAAGAGCGGCAAGGTGCACCGCTTCCCGGATTCGCTGTGGATGTTCGGCGGGCCGAAGTCCATGGCGCAGTTCGTCGACGCGGCCGTCGCCGCGCTCGAGAAATAG